A genomic window from Sphingobacterium spiritivorum includes:
- a CDS encoding glycosyltransferase family 4 protein — MNTKKILHVVSVSFSIKYFIGNQFRYFKDKGYEFHVACSESEELYGLAEKYDFKPFPIPIVRAIDPIQDLKSIWILKKYINNENFDVVIAHSPKGGLIGMLAAYLANVPNRFYFRHGLVFETSSGLKKKILILIEKLIGRLAHKIINVSQSVENMADSLKLNDFSKNILLGKGTCNGVDLNEFKYRVGLKNESLITIGFVGRLTKDKGIVELIDGWKILKTKYNNIRLMLVGPVDSRDPLNDDLVNYIKSDKTIELIGGVPDAKIYYNMMDIFILPSYREGFPTVILEASSSQLPVITTRSTGCIDAIVENETGLFVEINGESISSMIEQYLISKELRVRHGIQGAKFVKENFSEKIIYKEIEKKIFSSQ, encoded by the coding sequence ATGAACACAAAAAAGATACTTCATGTGGTATCCGTTTCTTTTTCTATAAAATACTTTATAGGAAATCAGTTTCGATACTTTAAAGATAAAGGATATGAATTTCATGTTGCATGTTCAGAATCCGAAGAACTATATGGTTTAGCTGAAAAGTATGATTTTAAGCCTTTTCCTATACCAATTGTTAGAGCAATTGATCCTATTCAAGACCTAAAGTCAATATGGATACTGAAAAAATATATCAATAATGAAAACTTTGACGTAGTTATTGCACATTCTCCAAAAGGAGGATTAATAGGAATGTTAGCAGCGTATTTGGCAAATGTTCCTAATCGTTTCTATTTTAGACATGGTTTAGTTTTTGAAACTTCAAGTGGGCTTAAGAAAAAAATATTAATATTAATAGAAAAACTTATAGGAAGGCTCGCGCATAAAATTATAAATGTTAGTCAGTCCGTTGAAAATATGGCTGATAGTTTAAAGCTCAATGATTTTAGTAAAAATATATTGTTAGGAAAGGGGACATGTAATGGAGTGGATTTAAATGAATTTAAATATAGGGTAGGTTTGAAAAATGAATCACTTATAACAATAGGATTTGTGGGACGGTTAACGAAAGATAAAGGAATTGTTGAGTTGATCGATGGGTGGAAGATTCTTAAAACAAAATATAATAATATTAGATTAATGTTGGTGGGACCAGTTGATTCTCGAGATCCATTAAATGATGATTTGGTTAATTATATCAAAAGTGACAAAACGATAGAACTAATAGGTGGAGTTCCAGATGCAAAAATTTATTATAATATGATGGATATATTTATTTTACCATCTTATAGGGAGGGTTTTCCAACAGTAATACTAGAGGCATCATCATCACAATTACCTGTAATTACAACTCGTTCTACAGGTTGTATTGATGCAATTGTTGAAAATGAAACAGGACTTTTTGTTGAAATTAATGGAGAGAGTATTTCCTCTATGATTGAACAATATTTGATTAGTAAAGAACTTCGTGTTAGACATGGAATTCAAGGTGCAAAGTTTGTGAAGGAAAATTTCTCTGAGAAGATTATTTACAAGGAAATAGAAAAGAAAATATTTTCGAGCCAATGA
- a CDS encoding NAD-dependent epimerase/dehydratase family protein produces MNIVLGNSGFIGCSILNMLSSTKGISLRDLNWQMSLNDSEFIINVVGKAHDHKGTATEADYYHVNVDLVKDVFEAFKQSSAKLLIHISSLAALEEFESDIPLLEQDICNPVSWYGKSKRAAEMWLLGQDLPDNKKLIILRPPMVHGPGDKGNLGLLYKLISKGIPYPLSAFNNKRSFISIENFCFFINQIIQNHDKLKSGIYHIADNQPISTKEIIEIIKKETGKKTIDLSLPKFLVNGIAKLGDVIPIPLNTKRLKKMTSNLLVSNQKIKTALGIEKLPLTATEGLVKTIRSFNADKN; encoded by the coding sequence ATGAATATAGTTCTAGGTAACTCAGGTTTTATTGGGTGCTCGATATTAAATATGTTGTCTTCAACAAAAGGAATATCATTACGAGACTTAAATTGGCAAATGTCTCTGAATGATTCTGAATTTATTATTAACGTTGTCGGCAAAGCACATGATCATAAGGGGACAGCTACAGAAGCGGATTATTATCATGTAAATGTAGATTTAGTTAAAGATGTATTTGAAGCTTTTAAACAATCATCGGCCAAATTATTAATTCATATCAGTTCACTCGCGGCCTTAGAGGAGTTTGAATCGGATATACCTCTGTTGGAACAAGATATCTGTAATCCTGTTTCCTGGTACGGTAAATCAAAAAGAGCCGCAGAAATGTGGCTTCTCGGTCAGGATTTACCTGATAACAAAAAACTTATTATTCTTCGTCCACCAATGGTTCATGGTCCGGGAGATAAAGGGAATTTAGGGTTGTTATATAAGTTGATATCAAAAGGAATACCTTATCCTTTGTCAGCATTTAATAATAAAAGGAGCTTTATATCCATTGAGAATTTTTGTTTCTTTATAAATCAGATTATTCAAAATCATGATAAATTAAAATCAGGAATATATCATATTGCTGATAATCAGCCTATATCTACCAAAGAAATAATAGAGATAATAAAAAAAGAAACTGGTAAAAAAACTATTGACCTTTCTCTGCCTAAATTTCTTGTAAATGGAATCGCAAAGCTTGGCGATGTAATTCCTATACCCTTAAATACGAAAAGACTTAAGAAGATGACTAGTAATTTGTTGGTCTCCAATCAGAAGATCAAAACTGCATTGGGTATTGAGAAATTGCCATTGACTGCGACAGAAGGGTTGGTGAAAACGATCAGATCCTTTAATGCAGACAAGAATTAG